In the genome of Arachis stenosperma cultivar V10309 chromosome 6, arast.V10309.gnm1.PFL2, whole genome shotgun sequence, the window aaataattataaaaattattacgaAAATACGTATTCCAGTCTTATCTTATTTACCGTGTAAATAAAATAAGCTTGCACGTATcttgtttacactgtaaataAGATAAGAGTGATGCGCATGACACGTGTATATCTTTTAGTGTAAACGAAATACGTACAAGCTTATCTCATTTACACGGTAAACAAGATACGTGTTAAATTAATgtgtttacagtgtaaacgagatatattaAGACAAATTTTCAACTGTTATAAAAGGATGTGAAACCTTTAGCATTCTCCACATACAtttcatatcttcttcttctccgtttttctttcaaaaaatagacaaaaatgTCCAGTAGTAGCAGATATGTGGTTATCTGTGTATACCCTAATTGTCGTATGAGAAACAGCGACAATAGGGTGATATTTGAGTGTGAGAATCCGTTATTATTGCGCACTCGGCGCGTAAGTTCGTTGTCCGAGTtgaagagtttgatattgagcaaCGTTGGTGGCATAGGGAGAAGAGAAATCGAAAGGGTGGAGTATAAGTAAGCGAGATCTctgacaaaaaaatattttacaattattgcttataaaaaaatgagtaattacccaaatcagtCCCCAAGAATTTTAGAattggacattttagtccccaagaaaaattaatatacagatcAATCCTAAGGTTTTACTCCGGCAGACAAATCAGTCCCCAATTCATTTTTCGGCAGAGTAATTACTCAGATCAGTCcccaaagattttaaaaatggacattttagtcccaagaaaaactaatgtacaaatcaattcccaacgTTTCTCTCTGTTAGACATAATAGTCCTcctttcaaaaataaaataaaataaaataataattattaattgcacaataatattgtactatattttttgtattttttagacaaaaataatgataaatttattcattaaatatatatatatatattcacttaataataataataataataataataaataataataataataataataataataataaaattaaaagaaattattttacaagaaatttaaagttaaaatcatttgatatttttgtatttaatataatcaaaagatgtcctatgtaaatatatatatatatatatatatatatatatatatgtctgtattaaaaaatatgtattaaaagaaaatattttaatttagatttatattaaatacatattttttaaaatagtataagattatattaaatacaaaaatatcaaatggtTTTAACCTTGaatttcttgtaaaataatctctaataattttatttattattattattattgagtgactatatatatatatatatatatatatatatatatatatatatataaatctaatgaataattttatcattatttttatctagaaaatacaaaaaattatggtataatattattatgtaattaataataataataataataataataataataataataataataataataataataataataataatcaataaaattattagagattattttacaagaaattCAAGGTTCAAaccatttgatatttttgtatttaatataatcaaaagatgtactattttaaaaaaatatgtttgtattaaaaaaaatatatgtatttaatataaatccaaattaaaatattttattttaatacatattttttaatacaaacatatatatatatatatatatatatatatatatatatatatttacatagaacatcttttgattatattaactttgaatttcttgtaaaataatctctaataattttattattattattattattattattattattattattaataagtgactatatatatatatatatatatatatatatatatatatataagaatttaatgaataaatttatcattatttttgtccaaaaaatataatacaatattattgtacaattaataatcataattattttattttattttatttttggacggAGGATTATTATGTCTAACAGAGAGAAATGTTGGGGATTGATTTGTACATTACTTTTTTTAGAGACTAAAATGTCCGTTTTTAAAGTCTTTTGAGACTAATCTGGGTAATTACTCTGCCGAAAAATGAACTGGAGACTGATTTGTCTGCCGGAGTAAAATCTTGGGGATTGatctatatattaatttttcttggggactaaaatgtccaatTCTAAAATTCTCGGAGACTGATTTGGGTAATTATTGTATAGGTCCATCAACATATCAAATTGGCTTAACTATTCTATACATTTACTTAACAGAATTTTACACGTGtatactaatttaatttatgttgaCACAATATTTTTCTTCTGTTAATATGTACTTATTTAACTAATACATATTTTTTCAATACGTTACGTGAAACTAGAACATTCAATAAAGtaattaataatctaattatcAAACTTTAACTTAATCATCTAATTATCAAACTTGGATActtaataactaaattaataaattaagaaaTGTGTGACCAATAAACTAATTCTAATGATTAGAAAATATCTACCCCAATAtttaaactctaaattaataattatgtagTTAACAATTTAATTACCAAAAAATCATAACCACGTTTCTAGAATTATTAGTTACTATTAGTGATATGTTCTTAATGATACAAATTGTATTCTAGTTTTTGAGAAGTACTCTAACCATGACTATACATATATGGGATTACATAAACATTAAGATAATAAAACTAACCGTAAAGTCGGCTGCTCTCGGCGTAGTGCCATGTCGTGTTCAGCTTGTTAATGTCCCGATCACGTGCATGTGCATGCATCATCTTTGTCTAACTCGATAATATGGTCAGAAAGGGATAGAAGAGACGAAAAAGTGATGAAAAGATTTCAAATGAGGCCAAAACCTCGCTGTAAACGATATTTATATATAGGCGTTAACCAATTTTATCTCGTATATactataaacgagatatacATGTATCATGTACACTGATCTTATTTTGTTTATAgtgtaaacaaaatatataagaGATTATATTAGAAGACGTAttttcataataatttttataattatttatttcaataaataaaatatttatttaatttatttaaatgaaaaattccTTACTCCTAtcactaataatttaatattttcttttttcccttCACCGGCTAATAAAGTAATAATTAGGTATTGTTTGGATAATCGTGAAATATACTTAGTTATCACTTATTAGTGTAAATACAAAAATTCTCTCACTAAAAATATACCTAATTATTACCATTGGAGATGATGTTATTTTGATTGTAAATAAGTGAGTAAtttaatatgataaaaaaaagaaattcttcgatatttacaaaaaaaattgtttaaattttttaaatgcaAGTTGATTTAGGTGGATTTACCTTCTTTATATTTGATTTCAACAAGTGAAATATAGATATGGTGGGAAAGACCAAATAAATATAGTTATTATATCTCACTAGTCCATTTAAATAAGTATTAGAAATTCGAATTTCGCTTTATATATGCGACAATCTATTGGCTAGTAGACTCTTAAATAGAGTTTTAGTCCTTAACTTATTGAGATAGACAAAATTgtggaaagaaaaaaattataaggataatcattttagtatttaaagataaattaaaaaaataaaaaattaacaaaaagaatgaaaaagtgtcGAAAATTCTAATAGATCTAAAAAGAGAGCTAGAAACGAGAGAGGAAAAGGAAGTAGAGAACGAGAGATGAGAACAGAAtgagaaaataaatttattgatTCCGAAAACTGTTTTATAAAGGAACTTTACTCTTGTATTTATAGTCACAGTTTAGATTGAATTTTCTAATAACTATTATCCTTCTAACAAACTCGATATCTTAGCATAACTAACTGCTAATCACATGTCTCACATTTCAACTAGTTTCATCTCTTCTCTCTATTTACcttcaacaaaaaaataaaaggaataacGAAGAAGCAATATTATATCTGAATTGAAAAAATTCTATGATACCTAAGACATTAGTGTTTAGGGAAATTCTGCGGTGCTTATATCAAAGATAAGCATAGTATGTTGATATTGCATGTCAACGTTAGGCAAAGACACGTCAATAGTAAAGTCACAGCCGTGCACAAAGAAGAACGGAACCGTTCTGCTTAAGAATTTTATTAGGGACAATGGTATAATGGTTTGGTTAAATAAGCAAGTCATTAGAGGTAGGTTCAGTGGGCCGTTGTTTAACGGACttctattgtttttttttttttttgggtgacAGACTTCTTTTGTTTGAGAATGTGTTGTATACTTTTCTAGAAGGCCCTAAAGAAATGGGTAATGTTATCCATggacaaaaaattttatttgagaTGGAGTAAGAAAAAGTTATGCGTGGGTTTATTGTATGAATATATGCCACTGTTGAGGTTTTAATAGTCTAAAGTGATTGTGATATTTCTTATATGGGGCTGTGGCCAGGGCCGGTCGTCATCGCTGATATATTCGTCATCGAACTCGGACGCCGCCTCCGATACGAGTCTTGGCTGCGGTGTTTGTCTCCGGCAGAAGAGGCAGCAAGTCGCAGTAGGACGTTGTGGGCGTCGTATTGTTCCCTCGAACGTCGCTGTCAGCTTCGTCGTCACTGTTAACCTACGACGTGCAACCCGATCTGGTGAGTGTTAAGAAATTTTAGTGTTTCTGTTTTAATTTAGTTGACGTAATTCATCACTGCAGTCTGATATTTTTGTTGAAAGTTGAATGGGTTAGTGAAATTAGTTAGGTTAAATTAGTTTGTTACGAAAGGGATTTggtattgattgaaaattgagTTTATTATCGTGTTGCTGAATAATCagttatttaatattatttgcTGTGAAACACTATGGCTTAAGATTGAATCTGTTGTTGTGTTGTTTAGACAGTGACTAAACTAATTTCTTGTTTATGTAAATATGTAAATCATGTTTCTTTGCTGAAAATGATTAGAGTTGAATTTGGTTGATTAGGATGGCAAAATTTTTATGGGGTTCATAACTGAAGATTGAATCCATTGTTGATTGCTAAAATAAACACTAAGCTAAAATAATTACTAAATCTAATCTTTTGGGAGAAAAGTAGGGTTGGAAGCACATCTTGGGGGCCTCTGCCTGTTTaatatcatttatttatttttatagaatTCGTATAATTGTCATGTTTATATGAAATTTTTACCTATTGTTTATTTTTGTATTGAAGTATTTTTTTTCCTTGTATTATGAATCTATTAATTCTATAAGAGTACTAAAGAGTATTGAGAGTACAAGAATGAAGAGTatgaatatttatttaaatacgTAAAATAAGATTACAAAATAAtatagaaaatttatttaaagttATATCCTTTTGAATGTATTTTATGGAAATGTTATTTTGAATAATATGATACTAACAACACTTAGTTCactataatatattttagtataaaaattgTCAAACAAAAACCATGTCAATaccaatttacttttgatgaAAATAAATTATGTAAAATCCATTTTGCAGAAACTCCCATTTCTAAATTTTAATCCACACACACCCAGAAGTATATAATCCCATTGTATCATTCTATTTGGCCTGTGCctaaaatttttcatttatgTATGATAGAAATGAATGTTGTTAAATGTCAATAAAATGAAAGGAGAAGTTTTTTTAAGAGTTAATTGAGATAATATTATGTACTCCTTATTTTCGTTAATTTGGTTCTGTTTCTATTTTTGTTTGCGTTACTTAATTGTTTTGGTCCTTGAATGTGAACATTTGAAGTGATGAAAAGTAAGCTTTGCTGCAAATTTTGGTCTCATTTAAGGATGTAATAATTTCGAATTGCTGGCATATTTTTGGCAAATAATTTGCGGGCTGATTTTATTTTAGTATGTCACGTCTGTACAGAGGAGTATGGGAGTTTATTCTTAGCAATGATTAGTGTCGTTAATTTGGTGAGTATTTAAGTTTGCTATAGCAGTAGGTTTGTGTCTTAATTTGTTTGGGTGTAAATTGTCATTAGAGAAGGTTCTAAGATGAtagaaattttaaaaagggcTAATTTAAAGTAGAGTACTTATTCTTCTCCCAACATTTCAGTGTACTCTAATTGCAAAAGTTTAAGCATGCTACCTAAGCAGGGATGATGGACATTAGAATAGGTTTGTTTGGAAATAGCATTTTGGTGGTTGTTGCTGGCTTCGTTTATTGTCTAATGGAAATATGACTTAAGTGAGATGGGTTGATAGTGTTTTTGTGAATTTGTTCTGTCTTGGAATCTGTAGATGGGAACCACCAACAAGATGTGTGACAACGACGATGCTTGTCAAGAGAATGCCTACACTAGAAATGGATCAAAGAATGTGGATGAGGATACGACTCACAATACTACCGAGAGTGAATTTTTCTACCGAGACATGGGAGAATTTGGTGACGTTGAAGGGATAGATGTGGAAGACATAATGAAGAAGGTATTTAGGAGCGATGAGGATGTGTatgagttctataagaagtttGGAAAATATCACGGCTTTGGAGTTAGGAAGGGGGATTCCTGGAAGGATGAGGACGGTATTGTCACAAGGCGGAGGTTCTTCTGCAACAGGCAATGTTTGAGAGATGAAAAGCACTATAATCGGGTAGATAGGATGAGGGTTCATAAACCAGAAACGAGGACTAATTGCGAAGCGAAGTTCTCCATATACCTTGACAGGAGTGCTTCTGTGTGGCGAGTAAGGAAGATTGAAAATAAGCACAATCATGACTTGACCCCTAGTTGCATGGTGCATTTGATTGCGAAGTACCGGTCACTCACGGATGCCGCCAAAGCTCAGATAGATGGGTTGAACGAGTATGGAATTTCCACAGTGAAGAGTGTACGATATATGGCCGGGATGGCTGGAGGATACTCGTTGGTTGGCTTCTTAAAGAAGGATGCCTATAATCACATTGATAAAAGAAGGCGTGTAACGATTGCAGAAGGCGATGCAGACGCTGCGCTTGCATATTTAGAAGGTAAGACAGAATCGGATCCGATGGCCATGGCACGGTATAGTTTGACCAATGAGGGAATGCTAGGCAATATGTTTTGGGCCGATGGGGGCAGCAGAGTCGATTACCAGTACTTCGGGGATGTCCTTGCGTTTGATGCGACATACAAAAAGAACAAGTATAGGCGGCCATTGGTAATCTTCTCAGGGGCCAACAACCACAAGCAGACGACCATTTTCGGTTTTGATTTACTAATGGATGAGACATTTGAATCTTATAAGTGGATATTGGAGAACATGTTGGAGGTGATGTGCATGAAGGAGCCATCAGTGGTTGTTACAGATGGGGATGAGGCGATGCGTAAAGCCATAACATTAGTATTTCCGAAGGCAACCCACCGCCTATGTGCATGGCATTTTCAGAAAAATATTACGGCCAACGTGAAGGAGCCGTCACTCCGATCACGATTTAACCGATGGTTATATGCGGACATCGACATTCGTGAATTTCTAACTGAGTGGGACTTAGCGGTTGAAGAGTTCAAACTTCAAGATAGCCTATGGGCGAGGCAGGTGTTTGGTAAGAAGGAAATGTGGGTGAATGCATATCTGAGGAATAAGTTTTGCGCCGGGTTTAGGACCACATCTCGATGTGAAGGTATAAATGCAGTGGTCAAGAATTTCCTTCAATCGAAGCATACTATTCTTGAACTTGTGCAGAACCTGGAGGTAATGGTACGTGATTATCGGAATAACGAGCTTCTAGCCCAGTTTAGAACCATTGACACTTTCCCAGTAATGACAACTAGCCTCGATGCCATAGAGCGGTTCGCTGCGCTGACATATACGAAAGAAGTCTTTGCGGACGTTAAACGAGAGATTGAACGAGTTACAGTCGTTAATTTGGTCCGGTTAAGAAGATCTTTAAACACAAGGGTATACTCATTGGAAGAGTACGGATCTCCTGGGAGAGTTATTCTAGTACTGTTTGATCGGAATATGGGAAGGCTCAAGTGTCGGTGTGACGGTTGGACGAAATACGGATACCCATGTCGCCATCTCTTTTTTGTCATGAAGCATGAGCATCTGCAAGAAATCCCGGAGCAGCTGATTATGAAACGATGGACAAAGAATGCCAAAGCGTTGAAGGAATATGTGGAGAAGACAAACGATGGAGGCGACCGGTCCTTCTTGCTTAGACATGGTGCATTGCATACCGCATGCTGCTGGCTTTTTCTCCTAGGTGCGCAACAGTTTCATTTGTTCGGGAAGGCCATGAAGGGAATTCGGGAGCTATGTAGGGATCTCGAACGTGAATGTGGACACGCTGAAGAAATCAAACACACAAAAGGGGAACGAAAAGTTATTCGTGACCCTGTGTGTGTTAGGACAAAAGGGGCGCCTAAGGTGCCTAAAGGAAAAAGCAATGGACGCGAGAGGAAATGCACAAAGTGTAAGAATACTGGCCATACGAAACGAAAATGCCTGGATGCTTACCGGGTACGGCTAGATGAAATGGAGCAAGATAAACTTCCTGTCCCCCCCTTAGATGAACACATGCAGGAGATTAAGCAATTTGCTTTGCTGGAGAAGGTATGATCACAACTAGAATTAAGCACCCAGGGGTTATCTTTCTGTATGCCACAATTGTCTAGGGTCATGAGCAAATAACCAATGTATGGTATATCtcatcaaatttgattttattaggGATTTTTCCCGGTATATTGATATGCAGTTAGGTGATGCGGGTTTGACCGgaagcaactttggcaccatcTCCGATCCAACTAAGACTTGTGCTGACCACGTTGTTGAAGATGACACTAACACAGCTTATTACCAAAGGTTGATTGCCATGATTTGCACCCAAGCATCTGTGATGGAAGGTGGTCGCTTTGACCTGAATGATATGTAAGCTTTTTGCTGTGTTTTTTTTATGATGGATGCACTTGGTGGTTCCATATTTTTACTTCATTGCTTAAAGCCGATAATTCACAAACATCAAAGATCTcgttataattaaatttaatatccAATACCCATTTAGACATTAATCAATGTATCGATCTGCAACCTACCGTCGTTCGATTGCAATAATAGACTATTAACAGTTGCTCTCTTCATTAAACATTATTGGAAGCTGAATTTCTAGAACTTGTAGGGATTCGGTTGAAATTTCCTTTTCTAATCTTTTTGAAGTCCAATAAACTTCTTTTGTTTAATTTCTGGTTTCtctaaattttgttttctaCAGGACTGGGGATTCATGAAGCATTCAAGGAATATGGCATTGGTCAGCATTTAGTAACTATCTGTGGAGAGTATAGGCCTCAGCCCACTTTGTGATACTGGATTTTGTTTGTTTCACAACTTGATGATTTCATTTGAATTGCCGTTATAAAccaatcttttttttctttttaaatatttttaacactCTTCTAAGGATCATATAAAACATCTTGTTCTGATTATGGAATGACGTCTTAACATTATCTATTTGTGTAGTAGCTGGTGTTCATGGTGTCATTGCTTAAAAGAAAAGTCCAAATGTAACTTTGCTGTGATCTTCAATGGACGTGGGTGACCTGGAGCAGTAGTTGCGTCATGCgaattaattttcaatttagCTTGTTTACTATTTTACATCGAACATTAACTGGTTTTAATGTACCTCACATACACTATCACCGCTTATGTTGAATATTGTTATACCGAAAGGGAATTTGGTTAAAGAACTTACTAACATAGACCACCAAATTGGTCCTCATGTATTGGAAATAGCTTTATTTTTAAGTCATGTACTAGCCTTATTTTTAAGTAATGTATACAGGAAATGTGAAATGTGACCATCTTTTATGCTCATTTGAAGCTTTGGGTCATACTTGCCTCATTATGACCACTTTCCTTTTACCTTTGCCCTTCTTTGTAGCCTTCTGACCACTTTCGATAACCTTAGCCTTTCCTTTGTTTCTTCCGGTGTTGCATTTCGAGACCTTTGTCCCTTCACATACTTTAGATCTCGGATGAGCACACATTTGGGGGTTTAGCACCTTCTGACTTCCTTTTTTTGCCGACTGCACTACCTCTTCGTGTACAACATCAGAAGACTTCCTTTGTTCCCTCAACAGTGCTTCGAGAACCTTTCCGTGCCCCATGATGACTTCAGTAAGCTTTTGTATTTGATCTGCCTGCGATTTCAGAATCACTTCCGTCGTCCTGTCCTCGTGCCGAAGATGCTATATTATGAACCCAAAAAGTAGAGTCAAAATCTTTCATAAGTTCAACTGATCGACGAATTGGCTAAAACCATGAACCAGAAAATGCAACAAGGGATCAGTTTTTCTTACGTCGTTTACGCGACTGAGAAGGTCTAACAGCCTTTGGTCCATATCGTTGGACGACTTGGTTCCATCATCGGGTACTTCTCTGAATAAAACACATAACAAACATGTGTCTATTATACCAAGGGATTTGTAGAATGATTTGAAGACATACTTGGGGTATTCCATACTTACTTGTCAATGCCCGATTCCATTGCCTGCTGCTCATCCATAGATGGATCCGTCTCAGTTGCTTTGGCATGCTTCGTCATCGTGACTTCCATTAGAAGCTTCAACTCTTGAGCCAATGTCACAGTACAGAACGTACACTACAACTCAATACCTTTCTAACATGTATTCCTTTATATATAGTAATGGGTCTTCCCGAGTATGATTTTGTATTGGGCCCGTAGTAGAGGTCAGGCCCAATTACCATTGTGCATTGGTTACATGCATCATACCCCTACTCTAACTCAAACGGATACAGAgacgacaaaaaaaaaaaattttggatgtCACCACAAAAGGTCCTTCATGAACATAATCTCACTTACTGAAAATTCGGGACATCTTTCTCATACAGAATTGTTACCACTTCTCCCAAGATCTGAAATGACTGAGAAGACAACACACTGATCCCTAATCCTCTGATACCGTCCTCATCAAATCATAGTCTCTTCTTTGTCAATCATATGTCTAATCAAGTCCTCCATCTTCATACTCAACTGCTACTTTCATTGCACACTTAACAAAGGATTTCCTAAATCTCACTGATTTGATCATTTTCTATTGCAGTTGTCATACTTTTTTCATGCTTTCAAGTTGATTAAATTTCCAAATATGCTAATTGCTGAGTAAACCGTCACTGTGTATGTCCTATTTGATGAGCTGGTTCCTTTGtttttaaacataaataatTTGCAATTAAATGTTATATAAAAGATCAAATCCAAACCTACTCACCTTACTGTGGCACATTATGAAAATATCAATAAACACAAGCAATTCAATTTGAAATTCTATGACATAAACATGTCAAAGCCAATGTCATCCGTTGTTACGTTATAAACTTGTTAAGCAACTTTTACATCTACCATATAGAAACTCCCCTTATCTGTAACCAATCTCAAACCCCAATCTGAATCCCCTGTCgaattaattttactttttaaagaTTTCTAGTATATGGGAATGAACCCTACTTCCACCATGCCTCTATATAGAGAAGCTTATTTTTAAACTATTGCTGAATACTTTATCAAGTCAAACAACGCATATTTAACATAACTAATATTATACATTAAATTAGAGTTCACATCTTGTAGCTAATAAGAAATTAAGTGAACAACCTTTTCAGGAACAAGATCAGGCTTCACATAGCTAGGCTAACTAGAACCTTGTTTAAAACTCTGAGTAATTGCAACATCCATCAACTTCGAGTTGCAGGTTCTAGCTAATACGAAAATAACTTCACAACCTTTTCAGGAACAAGATCAAGCTTCATATGGATAAGCTAATAACACGTCGGTTAAAACTCTGACTAATtacaaaatccatcatcaaataACAATTGATGATTACAACAACTACATACAGAGCACACTTCTAACAATGCAATGACCCACCTAATCTATGACTAAAAGCAACTAATGAACAACAAATATTTTTCACACGAAGAATAGAAAGAGTCACATCCCAGACAGATAACTTTGGAGGGATGAAACCTCCGCCTTAagtcatgagttctccaactcaAGTTCGCGGACTCTGTTATAGTTGAAGTCGACAACAGTCAATTTAGTTGTTTCCACAATCTTGTTAAGTATCTTTAAAGATGCATCTTGCCTTGCTTTTACTTCCTCAGAGAAGAGAATGCCTCGGGCAATAAGTTCCAGTCCTAAGTGGTTATCTGAAATCACCACTATGAAGCCGACAAGATTGCCCCCTTCCCTCGTGCACGAATCCCTGCGGTAATAACTCGGTGGAGGAAATGATAGAGCCACACACGCCCGCCGCAACATCTCTTCCATGTCCCCCGCAACAACGACGTCCTCTTCCATCTTAAGCCAGGGTACTGCAAACCCACATTTGAAATCAACTATAAACAACGGAATTAACCTTActaaacatttaaaattttattattcaagGTTCACAGAGTACATACCTACAACCTCAGAAGAGCTAGTACAACCCCCAACATTAGAAACACTTTTTTCGCCTCTAGTTATGCTCAAACCTTGAAAATAACTGGATAATGTCCCTCTGTTGCCATTGGTTGGTTGGCCACCTCCTCCACGGTCGTCGTCGTCTTCCCCACCGTTGTCTCCTCCGGAGCGCAGCCACTCCACGGCCTCACGCCGCACTTGGAATCCTTTATACTCATTTCCCTTAAAACCCGAAACTTGCCTCTTACAATCAACCCAGTTCGTGTAAATTCCTAGAACCCTACCCTTCCTCACAACATAATAGTTATACCTACCACCTTCCATTGAGTCTACACTGAAGCTTCACCTCTCCATAATATAACCCCCTTTCTTTTATAAGCTACCCTCCTTATTCAGATAGGAGAACACGTCTCGTATAACGTGGCATCCTCTATAAAGATTATTGTATTCCCTATGAAGAGCTAACTTGGATTAAAAGTAgtatttaatttagttatttttttgtttatatatgaTTAGGTATtaaaattgtaaataaaaataattcattGTTATATTTATTGACAgtgataaaattaattcaaaaaaatttggttttgatacagttgaattttaattttaattatcaatcataATATTAACATTcactcaaaatatttttaataaatatctaaagaaaatgaaaatatatCTTATAACGccattctaatttcaaagtcaatcaaaaAGTAATTAAATATGTACTCTTAAGGGTGGCAAAACCTGCCGGCCCGGCCCAACCTGCCCCGCCCAATAAACGGGGCGGAGCGGCCCGTCCCGCCAACTAAAATGGGTTCAAAATGCTAGTCCGTCCCGCTTTATGGTGGATTGACGGGTTGGCGGGCTACCCCGCTTAACTattctttttttaaatgaaattcattaaaattaaccaaaaaataataattaaaaaatcaaatacaataaaaaaaattaaattataatataaatttttttactatttttttaattttaagttcaataaaattattcaaaataatattagtcaatagaatcatatttattttaaaaataagtcaaataatttgagcatatatacggaattgtaaaataaaataaatatactta includes:
- the LOC130933618 gene encoding protein FAR1-RELATED SEQUENCE 5-like; protein product: MSSSSRYVVICVYPNCRMRNSDNRVIFECENPLLLRTRRGRSSSLIYSSSNSDAASDTSLGCGVCLRQKRQQVAVGRCGRRIVPSNVAVSFVVTVNLRRATRSGMMDIRIGLFGNSILVVVAGFMGTTNKMCDNDDACQENAYTRNGSKNVDEDTTHNTTESEFFYRDMGEFGDVEGIDVEDIMKKVFRSDEDVYEFYKKFGKYHGFGVRKGDSWKDEDGIVTRRRFFCNRQCLRDEKHYNRVDRMRVHKPETRTNCEAKFSIYLDRSASVWRVRKIENKHNHDLTPSCMVHLIAKYRSLTDAAKAQIDGLNEYGISTVKSVRYMAGMAGGYSLVGFLKKDAYNHIDKRRRVTIAEGDADAALAYLEGKTESDPMAMARYSLTNEGMLGNMFWADGGSRVDYQYFGDVLAFDATYKKNKYRRPLVIFSGANNHKQTTIFGFDLLMDETFESYKWILENMLEVMCMKEPSVVVTDGDEAMRKAITLVFPKATHRLCAWHFQKNITANVKEPSLRSRFNRWLYADIDIREFLTEWDLAVEEFKLQDSLWARQVFGKKEMWVNAYLRNKFCAGFRTTSRCEGINAVVKNFLQSKHTILELVQNLEVMVRDYRNNELLAQFRTIDTFPVMTTSLDAIERFAALTYTKEVFADVKREIERVTVVNLVRLRRSLNTRVYSLEEYGSPGRVILVLFDRNMGRLKCRCDGWTKYGYPCRHLFFVMKHEHLQEIPEQLIMKRWTKNAKALKEYVEKTNDGGDRSFLLRHGALHTACCWLFLLGAQQFHLFGKAMKGIRELCRDLERECGHAEEIKHTKGERKVIRDPVCVRTKGAPKVPKGKSNGRERKCTKCKNTGHTKRKCLDAYRVRLDEMEQDKLPVPPLDEHMQEIKQFALLEKLGDAGLTGSNFGTISDPTKTCADHVVEDDTNTAYYQRLIAMICTQASVMEGGRFDLNDM